A single Pseudodesulfovibrio aespoeensis Aspo-2 DNA region contains:
- the uvrA gene encoding excinuclease ABC subunit UvrA — translation MQSTAPKNVIHIEGARHHNLKNLTLDIPRDQLVVVCGPSGSGKSTLAFDIVYAEGQRRYVESLSAYARQFLPQMDKPDVDKVEGLSPAISLEQQTATRNPRSTVGTVTEVYDFLRVFYARLGKFHCPQCGKPIAAQTTDEIVNTVLALPQGTKFMILAPLVEHQKGTHKDLFAKLKKEGFARVRVNGQLYSLDGAPELEKNKKHTIHLVVDRLVIRDAIGKRLTDSVELALIRGDERLIVSVLDSDGPGRDIFMSTLSTCPACKISMPRLSPQLFSFNSPQGACPTCNGIGSVEYFEPDLIAPNKGLSLNKGGVIPWKSAYRQTQYGPMLKKLGTAHGFTLDTPLADYTSEAWHALFHGHAATGWPGVVPLLDLSMQQAGVWDHWTAQFRQSRPCPVCDGARLRPEALAVRVADKNMFEFSSLSIQRALDWLEHLEFIGHETRISEPLLKELTHRLGFMVNVGLEYLSLGRNMTTLSGGEAQRIRLASQLGSGLVGVTYVLDEPSIGLHPRDNERLLQTLRSLQSRGNTVLVVEHDEPTIRHADHVIEIGPGSGWLGGEIVFQGPVDQLLKADTLTGKYLRGDLFIAPPDTRRTASTVLALRNVATNNLKNLDVTIPLGVMTCVTGVSGSGKSSLVMDSLYKHLLLHMGQKVNNPGKIGGITGRELVEKVISIDQTPIGRTPRSNPATYTKIFDDIRKIFAGSKEARTRGYQPGRFSFNVKGGRCEACKGDGQIRVEMHFLPDVYVTCEACKGKRYTAQTLEVEYRGKSIADVLDMTVRQAREFFANHPALVRRLDVLGEVGLEYLRLGQPATTLSGGEAQRIKISRELGKRNLPGALYILDEPTTGLHMHEVGKLIRVLHALVDKGATVIVIEHNTAVIMASDHVIDLGPGGGEHGGQIVASGTPEQIIASPDSATGQFLV, via the coding sequence ATGCAAAGCACCGCCCCCAAGAACGTCATCCATATAGAAGGCGCCCGGCACCACAACCTCAAGAACCTGACCCTGGACATCCCCCGCGATCAGCTGGTGGTGGTCTGCGGGCCGTCGGGCTCGGGCAAGTCCACCCTGGCCTTTGACATCGTCTATGCCGAGGGACAGCGGCGCTACGTGGAGTCGCTCTCGGCCTACGCCCGGCAGTTCCTGCCCCAGATGGACAAGCCGGACGTGGACAAGGTGGAGGGGCTCTCCCCGGCCATCTCCCTGGAGCAGCAGACCGCCACGCGCAACCCGCGCTCCACCGTGGGCACGGTCACCGAGGTCTACGACTTCCTGCGCGTCTTCTACGCCCGGCTGGGCAAATTCCACTGTCCGCAGTGCGGCAAGCCCATCGCGGCCCAGACCACGGACGAGATCGTCAACACTGTCCTGGCCCTGCCCCAGGGGACCAAGTTCATGATCCTGGCCCCGCTGGTGGAACACCAGAAGGGCACCCACAAGGACCTCTTCGCCAAGCTCAAGAAGGAAGGCTTCGCGCGCGTGCGCGTCAACGGCCAGCTTTATTCCCTGGACGGCGCGCCTGAGCTGGAGAAGAACAAGAAGCACACCATCCACCTCGTGGTGGACCGGCTCGTCATCCGCGACGCCATCGGCAAGCGGCTGACCGACTCGGTGGAGCTGGCCCTGATCCGCGGCGATGAGCGCCTCATCGTCTCGGTCCTCGACAGCGACGGACCGGGCCGCGACATCTTCATGTCCACCCTGTCCACCTGTCCGGCGTGCAAGATATCCATGCCTCGCTTAAGCCCGCAGCTCTTCTCCTTCAACTCGCCCCAGGGCGCGTGCCCCACCTGCAACGGCATCGGCAGCGTGGAATACTTCGAGCCGGATCTCATCGCGCCCAACAAGGGCCTCTCCCTCAACAAGGGCGGCGTCATCCCCTGGAAATCCGCCTACCGCCAGACCCAGTACGGCCCCATGCTCAAGAAGCTCGGCACGGCCCACGGCTTCACCCTCGACACCCCCCTGGCCGACTACACCTCCGAGGCGTGGCACGCCCTGTTCCACGGCCATGCGGCCACGGGCTGGCCCGGCGTGGTCCCCCTGCTTGATCTGAGCATGCAGCAGGCGGGCGTGTGGGATCACTGGACCGCCCAGTTCCGCCAGAGCCGGCCCTGCCCGGTCTGCGACGGCGCTCGGCTGCGGCCAGAGGCCCTGGCCGTGCGCGTGGCCGACAAGAACATGTTCGAGTTCTCCTCCCTGTCCATCCAGCGCGCCCTGGACTGGCTCGAACACCTCGAATTCATCGGCCATGAGACCCGCATCTCCGAGCCGCTGCTCAAGGAGCTGACCCACCGCCTCGGCTTCATGGTCAACGTGGGCCTCGAATACCTCTCCCTTGGCCGCAACATGACCACCCTGTCCGGCGGCGAGGCCCAGCGCATCCGGCTTGCCTCCCAGCTCGGCAGCGGGCTGGTGGGCGTCACCTATGTGCTCGACGAGCCGTCCATCGGCCTGCACCCGCGCGACAACGAACGCCTCCTCCAAACCCTGCGCTCGCTCCAGAGCCGGGGCAACACCGTGCTCGTGGTCGAGCACGACGAGCCCACCATCCGCCACGCCGACCACGTCATCGAGATCGGGCCCGGCTCCGGCTGGCTCGGCGGCGAAATCGTCTTCCAGGGCCCGGTGGACCAACTGCTCAAAGCCGACACCCTGACCGGCAAATACCTGCGCGGCGACCTCTTCATCGCCCCGCCAGATACGCGCCGCACGGCCAGCACTGTCCTGGCCCTCAGGAACGTCGCCACCAACAACCTGAAAAATCTCGACGTGACCATCCCCCTTGGTGTCATGACCTGCGTCACCGGGGTGTCCGGCTCGGGCAAAAGCTCCCTGGTCATGGACTCGCTCTACAAGCATCTGCTCCTGCACATGGGCCAGAAAGTCAACAACCCCGGCAAGATCGGCGGTATCACCGGACGCGAACTGGTCGAAAAGGTCATCTCCATCGACCAGACGCCCATAGGCCGCACCCCGCGCTCCAACCCAGCCACCTACACCAAGATATTCGACGACATCCGCAAGATATTCGCCGGATCAAAAGAGGCGCGCACACGCGGCTACCAGCCGGGCCGGTTCTCCTTCAACGTCAAGGGGGGCCGCTGCGAAGCCTGCAAGGGCGACGGCCAGATCCGCGTGGAAATGCACTTCCTGCCCGATGTCTACGTCACCTGCGAGGCCTGCAAGGGCAAACGCTACACCGCCCAGACGCTTGAGGTGGAATACCGGGGCAAAAGCATCGCCGACGTGCTCGACATGACCGTGCGTCAGGCGCGAGAATTCTTCGCCAACCACCCCGCCCTGGTGCGCCGGCTCGACGTGCTGGGCGAGGTCGGCCTTGAGTATCTGCGCCTGGGCCAGCCCGCCACCACCCTGTCCGGCGGCGAAGCCCAGCGCATCAAGATCTCCCGCGAACTCGGCAAACGCAACCTGCCCGGCGCGCTCTACATCCTCGACGAGCCCACCACCGGCCTGCACATGCACGAGGTCGGCAAACTCATCCGCGTGCTCCACGCCCTGGTTGACAAAGGGGCCACCGTCATCGTCATCGAACACAACACCGCCGTGATCATGGCCTCGGACCACGTCATCGACCTCGGCCCGGGCGGCGGGGAACACGGCGGCCAGATCGTCGCCTCCGGCACCCCCGAACAGATCATCGCCAGCCCCGACTCGGCAACCGGCCAGTTCCTGGTGTAA
- a CDS encoding response regulator transcription factor has translation MSAHKILVVEDHKDTRELLKYNLTAAGFDVAAAEDGASGLALAEAFKPDIVLLDLMMPGMDGLEVCRQIKGNSSLSRIPVIMLTAKGEEIDKIVGLELGADDYIVKPFSPRELVLRIKAVLRRAGGREPKAPKAWEREGLRIDFEAHQITVDGEEATLTATEFKLLTVLISGSGKVQTRDNLLDTVWDTHFEGYSRTVDTHVRRLRQKLGPYAEWIETVRGVGYRFRS, from the coding sequence GTGTCCGCCCACAAGATACTGGTGGTCGAAGACCACAAAGACACCCGGGAACTGCTCAAATACAACCTGACCGCCGCCGGATTCGACGTGGCTGCGGCAGAAGACGGCGCATCGGGCCTGGCCCTGGCCGAGGCGTTCAAGCCGGACATCGTGCTGCTTGACCTGATGATGCCGGGCATGGACGGACTTGAGGTCTGCCGCCAGATCAAGGGCAACAGTTCGCTGTCGCGCATCCCGGTGATCATGCTCACGGCCAAGGGCGAGGAGATCGACAAGATCGTGGGCCTTGAGCTGGGTGCGGACGACTACATCGTCAAGCCCTTCTCGCCGCGAGAGCTGGTCCTGCGCATCAAGGCCGTGCTGCGCCGGGCGGGCGGGCGTGAGCCCAAGGCCCCCAAGGCGTGGGAGCGCGAGGGGCTGCGCATCGACTTCGAGGCCCACCAGATCACGGTGGACGGAGAAGAGGCGACCCTGACCGCCACGGAATTCAAGCTGCTGACCGTGCTCATCTCGGGCAGCGGCAAGGTCCAGACCCGCGACAACCTGCTGGACACGGTCTGGGACACCCATTTTGAAGGCTACTCCCGCACCGTGGACACCCATGTGCGTCGGCTGCGCCAGAAGCTCGGCCCTTATGCCGAGTGGATAGAAACCGTTCGCGGCGTCGGGTACCGTTTTCGTTCCTGA
- a CDS encoding DegT/DnrJ/EryC1/StrS family aminotransferase, translating into MPVRSKENFLIFGSPRIEQDEIDEVVASMEVGWLGTGPKVARFEKDFSAYVGAPYAAACNSCTAALHLALVALGLKPGDEVITTPLTFCASVNAIIHAGCTPVLADIDPVTQNIDPECIREKITERTRAILPVHFAGRSCDMDRIMAVAREHDLKVVEDCAHAIETTWKGRHAGTFGDFGCFSFYVTKNVCTGEGGMVVAAGEDAIRHVKVLGLHGMSADAWKRFSDEGYKHYQVIEAGFKYNMMDLQAAIGIHQLKRVEQYFVRRCEIWDRYQDAFAALPLGLPAPEEPGTCHARHLYTILVDPDACGVERDEFLARITREGIGVGVHYLSIPEQPYYRERFGWTLADTPHAVRIGRQTVSLPLSAKLTDADVADVIEAVKRTLNA; encoded by the coding sequence ATGCCCGTTCGTTCAAAAGAGAATTTTCTCATTTTCGGTTCCCCGCGCATCGAGCAGGACGAGATCGACGAGGTGGTGGCCTCCATGGAGGTCGGCTGGCTCGGCACCGGCCCCAAGGTGGCCCGGTTCGAGAAGGATTTTTCCGCCTATGTGGGCGCGCCTTACGCCGCGGCCTGCAACTCGTGCACCGCGGCCCTGCATCTGGCCCTGGTGGCCCTGGGGCTCAAGCCCGGCGACGAGGTGATCACCACGCCGCTGACGTTCTGCGCCTCGGTCAACGCCATCATCCACGCCGGATGCACCCCGGTGCTGGCCGACATCGACCCGGTCACCCAGAACATCGACCCCGAATGCATCCGCGAGAAGATCACGGAGCGCACCAGAGCCATCCTGCCGGTGCACTTCGCGGGCCGCTCCTGCGACATGGACCGGATCATGGCCGTTGCCCGCGAGCACGATCTCAAGGTGGTGGAAGACTGCGCCCACGCCATCGAGACCACCTGGAAAGGGCGCCACGCAGGCACCTTTGGCGACTTCGGCTGCTTCAGCTTCTACGTCACCAAGAACGTCTGCACCGGCGAGGGCGGCATGGTCGTGGCCGCGGGCGAGGACGCCATCCGCCACGTCAAGGTGCTCGGCCTGCACGGCATGAGCGCCGATGCCTGGAAGCGTTTCTCGGACGAGGGCTACAAGCACTATCAGGTGATCGAGGCCGGGTTCAAATACAACATGATGGACCTCCAGGCCGCCATCGGCATCCACCAGCTCAAGCGGGTGGAGCAATATTTCGTGCGCCGTTGCGAGATATGGGACAGGTACCAGGACGCCTTTGCCGCCCTGCCGCTGGGCCTGCCCGCGCCCGAGGAGCCGGGCACCTGCCATGCGCGCCATCTGTACACCATCCTGGTGGACCCGGACGCCTGCGGGGTCGAGCGCGACGAGTTCCTGGCGCGCATCACCAGGGAGGGCATCGGCGTGGGCGTGCATTATTTGAGCATTCCGGAGCAGCCCTACTACCGCGAGCGGTTCGGCTGGACCCTGGCCGACACGCCCCACGCGGTGCGCATAGGCCGCCAGACCGTGAGCCTGCCGCTTTCGGCCAAGCTGACTGACGCCGATGTGGCCGACGTCATCGAAGCCGTGAAGCGCACCCTGAACGCCTGA
- the hisI gene encoding phosphoribosyl-AMP cyclohydrolase has translation MIRPDFEKMDGLVPAIAQDAETGEVLMMAYMNEEAWNKTLESGEVHYWSRSRQELWHKGGTSGHTQTVKSIRIDCDDDTVLFLIDQIGGAACHKGYRSCFYRELKDGEVRECSPLVFDPKEVYK, from the coding sequence ATGATCAGACCGGATTTTGAAAAAATGGACGGGCTTGTCCCGGCCATCGCCCAGGACGCCGAGACCGGCGAAGTCCTGATGATGGCCTACATGAACGAGGAAGCGTGGAACAAGACCCTGGAAAGCGGCGAGGTCCATTACTGGAGCCGGAGCCGTCAGGAGTTGTGGCATAAGGGCGGTACCTCAGGCCATACCCAGACGGTGAAGTCCATCCGCATCGATTGCGACGACGACACCGTGCTCTTTCTCATTGACCAGATCGGCGGCGCGGCCTGCCACAAGGGCTATCGCAGCTGCTTTTATCGCGAACTCAAGGACGGCGAGGTCCGGGAATGCTCCCCCCTCGTCTTCGACCCCAAAGAGGTATACAAATAA
- the hisG gene encoding ATP phosphoribosyltransferase: protein MSTQFLRLGVPKGSLQDATIKLFGKAGWKIKLHDRNYFPDIDDERIKCSLARAQEMSMYVENGTFDVGLTGMDWIKENKSDVVIVDDLIYSKVSNGKARWVLCVKGDSPYKRPEDLEGKKIATELVGFTREYFESLGVNVDVSFSWGTTEAKVVEDLCDGIVEITETGTTIRANGLRIIAELMQTNTQLIANKAAWEDPRKRKLIQEINLLLQGALKADRMVGLKMNLPKHKLAELNGSLPSLNSPTVAELQDPAWLSVEVMVEEKIVRDLIPRLKEFGAEGIIEYPLNKVI from the coding sequence ATGTCCACTCAGTTTCTTCGTCTCGGCGTGCCCAAAGGTTCCCTTCAGGATGCGACCATCAAGCTGTTCGGCAAGGCCGGATGGAAGATCAAGCTCCACGACCGCAACTACTTCCCGGATATCGACGACGAGCGCATCAAGTGCTCCCTGGCCCGCGCCCAGGAGATGTCCATGTATGTGGAAAACGGCACCTTTGATGTCGGCCTGACCGGCATGGACTGGATCAAGGAAAACAAGTCCGATGTCGTGATCGTCGATGACCTGATCTACTCCAAGGTCAGCAACGGCAAGGCGCGCTGGGTTCTCTGCGTCAAGGGCGACTCGCCCTACAAGCGGCCCGAAGACCTCGAGGGCAAGAAGATCGCCACCGAGCTGGTCGGCTTCACCCGCGAATACTTCGAGTCCCTGGGCGTCAACGTCGATGTCTCGTTTTCCTGGGGCACCACCGAGGCCAAGGTGGTCGAAGACCTGTGCGACGGCATCGTGGAAATCACCGAGACCGGCACCACCATCCGGGCCAACGGCCTGCGCATCATCGCCGAACTGATGCAGACCAACACCCAGCTCATCGCCAACAAGGCCGCCTGGGAAGACCCCAGGAAACGCAAGCTCATCCAGGAGATCAACCTCCTGCTCCAGGGCGCGCTCAAGGCCGACAGAATGGTCGGGCTGAAAATGAACCTGCCCAAGCACAAGCTGGCCGAACTCAACGGCTCCCTGCCCAGCCTCAACTCGCCCACCGTGGCCGAGTTGCAGGACCCGGCCTGGCTGTCTGTCGAAGTCATGGTGGAGGAGAAGATTGTTCGGGATCTGATTCCGCGGCTCAAGGAGTTCGGGGCAGAGGGAATCATCGAGTATCCGCTGAACAAGGTCATCTGA
- the rfaE2 gene encoding D-glycero-beta-D-manno-heptose 1-phosphate adenylyltransferase produces MALPANPKLMSIRTFLKKKAELPPSHRLVFTNGCFDILHPGHVDLLARARALGDSLVLGLNSDESVKRLGKGDDRPLNTQEERAFVLAGLACVDCIIVFHESTPLELIKAVRPQVLVKGGDWTPEAIVGREVVEQSGGVVRSLPLLPGYSTTGFVARIRKGGVKEEG; encoded by the coding sequence ATGGCCCTGCCCGCCAACCCCAAGCTCATGTCCATCCGCACCTTTCTCAAGAAGAAGGCGGAGCTGCCGCCAAGCCACCGGCTGGTCTTCACCAACGGCTGCTTTGACATCCTGCACCCCGGCCATGTGGACCTGCTGGCGCGCGCCCGCGCCCTGGGCGACTCCCTGGTGCTGGGGCTCAACTCGGACGAGTCCGTGAAGAGGCTCGGCAAGGGCGACGACCGCCCTCTCAACACCCAGGAGGAGCGCGCCTTTGTCCTGGCTGGTCTGGCCTGTGTGGATTGCATCATCGTGTTTCATGAATCCACGCCCCTTGAGCTGATCAAGGCGGTCCGGCCCCAGGTGCTGGTCAAGGGCGGCGACTGGACGCCGGAGGCTATCGTCGGGCGCGAGGTGGTGGAGCAGTCTGGCGGGGTTGTGCGCAGTCTGCCGCTGCTGCCGGGGTATTCCACCACCGGGTTTGTGGCGAGGATTCGCAAGGGCGGTGTGAAGGAAGAGGGATAG
- a CDS encoding YkgJ family cysteine cluster protein, with the protein MSDDQTKEFLASLPELEEGKTYHFKCRPGVACFNACCSDLNLVLTPYDILRLRRSLNMGSVEFLRSHTTMHMAPETNFPEFRLRMTDNEARACPFVREQGCSVYADRPGACRMYPLGRATRPDGAGGVSEQFFIVREDHCLGFNEKDEWTGASWKQDQGFVAYTASNDRYMNILARIRQTGAPVPEKMGHLATLALYKLDEFQRFIIQTHLFDRLDLDENRHKAILEDEETALEFAMDWIELMLFHATPNLKPRR; encoded by the coding sequence ATGAGCGACGATCAGACCAAGGAATTCCTGGCCAGCCTGCCTGAGCTGGAAGAAGGAAAGACATACCATTTCAAATGTCGCCCCGGCGTCGCCTGCTTCAACGCCTGTTGCAGCGACCTGAACCTGGTGCTCACCCCCTACGACATACTGCGCCTGCGCCGCAGCCTGAACATGGGCAGTGTCGAGTTCCTGCGCAGCCACACCACCATGCACATGGCCCCGGAGACCAACTTTCCCGAATTCCGCCTGCGCATGACCGACAACGAGGCCCGCGCCTGCCCCTTTGTCCGCGAACAGGGATGCTCGGTCTACGCCGACAGGCCCGGCGCCTGCCGCATGTATCCCCTGGGCCGCGCCACCCGGCCTGACGGCGCTGGCGGGGTGAGCGAGCAGTTCTTCATCGTCCGGGAGGATCACTGTCTCGGCTTCAACGAAAAGGACGAGTGGACCGGCGCGTCGTGGAAGCAGGATCAGGGGTTCGTGGCCTACACGGCCAGCAACGACCGCTACATGAACATCCTGGCCCGCATCCGCCAGACCGGGGCCCCGGTGCCCGAGAAGATGGGCCATCTGGCCACCCTGGCCCTGTACAAGCTCGACGAGTTCCAGCGGTTCATCATTCAGACGCACCTCTTCGACCGTCTGGACCTGGACGAAAACCGCCACAAGGCGATACTGGAGGACGAGGAGACGGCCCTGGAATTCGCCATGGACTGGATCGAGCTGATGCTTTTTCATGCCACCCCGAACCTCAAGCCCAGGAGATAG